CGCGGACAAGAACTTCCAAGGCATGGTCTGCTTCCTTCCTGATAAGGAGACCAGGGCGCTCGCCTTCCGGAAGTTCGGGGTCGATTATGAGTCGCAGGCAGAGACCTTCAAGAAGTTCGGTCTATGAGGGCATAATATAATAATATAAAATATTTAATATTATATTTATACCATTTTTAATCATATTATTGATAGGTCCAGATGTCCATGAATATCAAAAAAGAGTATCACGCTTGATAACTGGGACACGGGGTATAATACCCCCTTTCCGACATTTTCCTTCACAACGAGGGGTTCGCGCATCTATGGACCTCTGAATCGATCTGGATCAAAAGGGGATTGAAAATGGAAGACAAGAAGCTGAACTGTGAAGGCATATTCGAGGCCATGCCGACCGCCGCTCTGATGATGGACAAGGAATGGAGGATCACTCACTTCAACGCCGCCGCCGAGGAGCTGACCGGCATGCCCAGGACGGACGCCATAGGGATGAAGGCCAAGGACATCTTCGGGACGCTGGGGAGACGTGGGGACCCTGTGATGGCCGGGATAATGAAAGGGTCGGAGGTCGATGTCCCGAAGTTCAGGTTCACCAATTCCTATGATGAGGATGTGGTATGTCATCTGAAGGCCAAGGCGAAGAAGGACGCTGATGGCGCCATAGAGAACGTGGTAGTGTTCCTCGAGCCAGTCAGGAAAGATGACCATACGCTCAAGGTCATAAACTCGGTCCAGACCCCTATCATCGCCATGGACCGGGATTTCAACATCACGTACATCAACAGACCGGGACTTGAGATGCTCAAGCTGCCTGAGGACCAGGTCATCGGGAAAAAGTGCCATTCGATATTGAGGACGAAATATTGCAATACCGACAATTGCCTGATAAAAAGGTCGTTCCTAGACGGCAAGGAGCGTATGGGCGATGCTGTGGTGTCGTTGCCCTCAGGGGAGGTCCCCATAAGGGTGTTCACCTCTTTGATCAGGGATGAGAGGGGAGAGGTCATAGGGGCGACCGAGCAGTTCTTCGACATATCGAAAGAGCTCGAGATCACAAAGGAGGTCGAGCGGATCGCTGAGGCGGCCAGGCAAGGCAAGGTCAAGGAGAGGGCGAACGTTGACCGTTTTGATAACAACTACCGGAAGATCGTGGAAGGGGTCAACGATGTCATCAACGCCTATCTGGCCCCCCTTCTGGTCGCGAACTCCTATATGGCGAAATTGGCAGCTGGGGAGATGCCACAGAAGATAACGAAGGAATATTCTGGGGACTTCGACAGATTGAAGGTGCACATAAACGAGACCATCGACACCATCAACATGATGGTCTCCGAGACCCAGATGCTTGCCGAGGCATCCGCCAAAGGCGATTTCAGCAGGAGGGCGGACGCCACGAAGCACAAGGGGGACTATGCGAAGATAGTCGGTCTTTTCAATGACACCCTGGACCTCATGTCGAGGAAGATCGCTTGGTATGAGCAGATACTCGATTCGATCCCGTTCCCGATCTCTGTGACGGACATGGACATGAACCTGACCTTCATCAACAAGGCCTCGGAGAAGATCGTGAAAAGATCCAGAGCTGAGATGTATGGAAAACATTGCAGCAACTGGAACGGCAAGATATGCGGGACGAGCGATTGCGGCATCATGAGGCTGAGAGGAGGAAACAACCAAACGTTCTCTGACCGCGGTGGGAGGATCACGCAGATCACCTGCTCATACCTCAAGGACCTGAACGGTCAGAACATCGGCCACATAGAGGTGCTGCAGGACGTCTCCGCCGCAATGAAGCCTGCGCAGTACAATAAGATAGAGGTCGAACGTCTTGCCAACAACCTCAGGAACCTTGCAAGGGGAGACCTCAACATCGACCGCTCGATAGGAGAGGCGGACGAGCATACAAAGGATGCGCGCGAGAACTTCGTGAAGATCTATGATAGTGTGGGCGAGGTCACCTCGGCCATCGAGCAGATGTCAAAGGACGCCAAGATGCTGGTGGACGCCGCCATCCATGGCAGGCTCGACACCAGGGTCGATGCGTCAAGGCACAAGGGCGAGTTCAAGGCGATCGTCGATGGTGTGAACGCCACGCTCAACAGCGTCGTCGGGAACCTTGAGGCGATACCGACCCCGATCATGTTCATGGACAAGGACCTCAAGATCCAGTACATAAACAAGACCGGTGCGGCGCTCCTTGGAAGGACCAAGGACGAGCTCCAGAACGGACGTGTAAGGTGCTCGGAGGTATGGAGGACGTCGAAATGTAACACCCCTGGTTGCCCCTGCGCCACCGCGATGAGGACCGATGATGTGGCCCAGACGGAGAACGACTGCGTCATCGCCGGGAATCGGATGGACATAGCCTGCGTCGGGGCTCCTTTGAGGGACATGGCTGGCAACGTCGTCGGATCGTTCGAGTTCGTGTCGGACCAGACGGCCATAAAGAAGCAGATGAGGGTCTCGGAGAAGCAGAAGAAGTATCTTGACGACGTGGTGAACATCCTTTCAGAAGGTTTCGAGAGCCTTGCCTCGGGGGACA
This genomic window from Methanomassiliicoccales archaeon contains:
- a CDS encoding PAS domain-containing protein yields the protein MEDKKLNCEGIFEAMPTAALMMDKEWRITHFNAAAEELTGMPRTDAIGMKAKDIFGTLGRRGDPVMAGIMKGSEVDVPKFRFTNSYDEDVVCHLKAKAKKDADGAIENVVVFLEPVRKDDHTLKVINSVQTPIIAMDRDFNITYINRPGLEMLKLPEDQVIGKKCHSILRTKYCNTDNCLIKRSFLDGKERMGDAVVSLPSGEVPIRVFTSLIRDERGEVIGATEQFFDISKELEITKEVERIAEAARQGKVKERANVDRFDNNYRKIVEGVNDVINAYLAPLLVANSYMAKLAAGEMPQKITKEYSGDFDRLKVHINETIDTINMMVSETQMLAEASAKGDFSRRADATKHKGDYAKIVGLFNDTLDLMSRKIAWYEQILDSIPFPISVTDMDMNLTFINKASEKIVKRSRAEMYGKHCSNWNGKICGTSDCGIMRLRGGNNQTFSDRGGRITQITCSYLKDLNGQNIGHIEVLQDVSAAMKPAQYNKIEVERLANNLRNLARGDLNIDRSIGEADEHTKDARENFVKIYDSVGEVTSAIEQMSKDAKMLVDAAIHGRLDTRVDASRHKGEFKAIVDGVNATLNSVVGNLEAIPTPIMFMDKDLKIQYINKTGAALLGRTKDELQNGRVRCSEVWRTSKCNTPGCPCATAMRTDDVAQTENDCVIAGNRMDIACVGAPLRDMAGNVVGSFEFVSDQTAIKKQMRVSEKQKKYLDDVVNILSEGFESLASGDMTTSIEIPRTDDKDLESSQMVMLEIGEAIEKFRQGIVELLTEVNRSVDLVSSTSQELASSAEEMNASTEQVSSAIQQISKGAQNQAAQVEDTAKIMADIASSVEVVVERSNKAMQTAQGGSKSCAEGMVTVQNTVKKMREIERSSAESANVINTLGQRSEEIGQIVDVITSISDQTNLLALNAAIEAARAGEQGRGFAVVAEEVKNLAEDSREAAERIAKIVKDVQSMTLKAVESIRSGSKEVTEGVSAAEMAGKAFEEIKGGVDNIAAMVDEIVKLMIKQKEGTQRAAKSVDGIASVAEETASASEESASSTEELTASMEDMTARAQSLSEMAINLKRITSKFKLAEEEQEIASLKQSSMRAKAEKGRQTKKEDLKVPAKVRESLEKRGLIQS